The following are encoded in a window of Actinomyces oris genomic DNA:
- a CDS encoding sensor histidine kinase: MPFPAFDTQTSFTWHPTQRTHLLHAGVAIFLLATSAALGVPHTPSAFLVTAMSLACLPLASRLPAAGAAASLAIAWFAANSPYDLGGIAVALPWGLCIMLLGRGLRRDMIYPLAFATTLSHLSATPTWYLGLIQTATIGVPCVVIGEVVRHHRLQANVAEQERRRKLDQQRRLVVSELHDTVVRDLSHAVMIAEQARLADPHNARLNQELAAIITPVRTAVEQLRRSLKAMSAAEGDDSLLLLAASPPPPLTDTIRAVRETLAHRDAHLTTHGTDLLDNPSIGPGVRQQLVRIIAELINNAAKYTPPSSTATLTIETDDNTLECMCTNPIDPGRPASTATSSQLGLFQAQQRIESLGGSLHTTHTIDRWTTIFTIPLQPISPMPTD, translated from the coding sequence ATGCCTTTTCCCGCCTTCGACACTCAGACATCCTTCACATGGCACCCCACGCAACGCACTCACCTGCTCCATGCAGGAGTTGCCATCTTCCTCCTAGCCACCTCAGCGGCATTGGGAGTCCCTCATACTCCTTCCGCCTTCCTGGTCACCGCCATGAGCCTGGCCTGCCTGCCCCTGGCATCCCGGCTTCCCGCCGCAGGAGCAGCCGCAAGCCTGGCCATCGCCTGGTTCGCCGCCAACTCCCCTTACGATCTTGGCGGCATTGCCGTGGCACTGCCGTGGGGGCTTTGCATCATGCTCCTGGGCCGGGGCCTCCGACGCGACATGATCTACCCCCTCGCGTTCGCAACGACGTTGTCACACCTCTCAGCAACACCAACGTGGTATTTAGGACTGATCCAAACAGCGACTATTGGCGTTCCTTGTGTGGTGATCGGTGAGGTCGTCCGCCATCACCGCCTCCAGGCCAACGTCGCCGAGCAGGAGCGCCGGCGCAAGCTCGACCAGCAACGACGCCTGGTCGTTTCCGAGCTCCACGACACCGTTGTACGCGACCTCAGCCACGCCGTCATGATCGCCGAGCAAGCCCGCCTGGCCGACCCCCACAACGCCCGCCTCAACCAAGAACTCGCAGCCATCATCACCCCCGTACGCACCGCTGTCGAACAGCTACGACGCAGCCTCAAAGCCATGAGCGCCGCCGAAGGAGACGACTCCCTCCTCCTCTTGGCCGCCTCACCCCCACCGCCCCTGACTGACACCATCCGCGCCGTCCGGGAAACCCTCGCGCACCGAGACGCCCACCTGACTACCCACGGCACCGACCTGCTCGACAACCCCAGCATCGGCCCTGGCGTCCGCCAACAGCTCGTACGCATCATCGCCGAGCTCATCAACAACGCCGCCAAATACACTCCTCCCTCCAGCACCGCCACCCTCACCATCGAGACCGACGACAACACCCTCGAGTGCATGTGCACCAACCCCATCGACCCCGGTCGGCCCGCCAGCACCGCCACCTCATCCCAGCTCGGTCTCTTCCAAGCCCAGCAACGCATCGAATCCCTGGGCGGCTCCCTCCACACGACCCACACCATCGACCGCTGGACCACTATCTTCACCATCCCCCTCCAACCCATATCCCCAATGCCCACCGACTGA
- a CDS encoding sensor histidine kinase — protein sequence MQPTRYTTWRPTWRLHLAHASLAALITLFSIATTWPMSSIAVLSEIIGGLALALSSRFPWPGALLGSASAWTATVVLTDVPFSPGIIPWLCTAILVARGFSRMPAYSLVVFSLVILIADIQWNGASPPWFTLLQVSLFIGGGAITVAELIRSPRDQAERSLHTYRESMERQRLLVVTELHDTVVRDLTHAVMTAEQARLAHPQDAALAPELDAMTVAVRAAVEQMRHALRAMSDIRGGERLDIEATSAPRPLEAVISDAAAILGQRGAHLEVEGLELLGIPVIPPGVRLQLLRVLGELVSNMSKYTAPQGRARLVIESDGRSLEAMASNDVGLPGQVGGVWAGGGAPGSGVPGYDAFSSGLGLEGARRRVEALGGSLSVSQGEGRWTTVFSVPFQAVS from the coding sequence ATGCAGCCCACGCGGTACACGACGTGGCGGCCGACCTGGCGGCTGCACCTGGCGCACGCCTCCCTGGCCGCGCTGATTACTCTGTTCTCGATCGCGACGACCTGGCCAATGTCCTCCATCGCGGTCCTCTCCGAGATCATCGGGGGGCTGGCGCTGGCGCTGAGTAGCCGCTTCCCGTGGCCCGGGGCCCTGCTGGGCAGCGCGTCGGCGTGGACCGCCACCGTGGTGCTGACCGACGTTCCCTTCTCTCCGGGCATCATCCCTTGGCTGTGCACGGCGATCCTCGTGGCCCGCGGCTTCTCGCGTATGCCCGCCTACAGCCTGGTGGTCTTCTCGCTGGTGATCCTCATCGCCGATATCCAGTGGAACGGAGCGAGCCCGCCCTGGTTCACGCTGCTGCAGGTCTCGCTCTTTATCGGGGGCGGGGCCATCACTGTGGCCGAGCTCATCCGCAGCCCGCGCGACCAGGCCGAGCGCTCCTTGCACACCTACCGCGAGAGCATGGAGCGCCAGCGTCTCCTGGTGGTCACTGAACTGCATGACACGGTGGTGCGGGACCTGACGCACGCGGTCATGACGGCCGAGCAGGCCCGACTCGCGCATCCCCAGGACGCGGCGCTGGCGCCCGAGCTGGACGCGATGACGGTGGCGGTGCGCGCGGCGGTGGAGCAGATGCGGCACGCGCTGCGCGCCATGAGTGACATCCGCGGGGGCGAGCGACTGGATATCGAGGCGACCTCCGCGCCGCGCCCACTGGAGGCGGTCATCTCCGATGCCGCGGCCATCCTGGGACAGCGGGGGGCGCACCTGGAGGTCGAGGGCCTGGAGCTGCTCGGGATCCCCGTGATTCCGCCGGGCGTGCGCCTCCAGCTGCTGCGGGTGCTGGGCGAACTGGTGTCGAACATGTCCAAGTACACGGCTCCGCAGGGGCGGGCGAGGCTGGTCATCGAGTCCGACGGGCGATCCCTGGAGGCGATGGCAAGTAATGACGTCGGCCTCCCGGGGCAGGTCGGTGGCGTGTGGGCGGGCGGCGGCGCGCCGGGTAGTGGCGTACCGGGCTATGACGCCTTCTCCTCGGGCCTGGGCCTGGAGGGGGCGCGGCGCCGCGTGGAGGCCCTGGGCGGCAGCCTGAGCGTGAGCCAGGGCGAGGGCCGCTGGACCACGGTCTTCAGCGTCCCCTTCCAGGCGGTCTCCTGA
- a CDS encoding response regulator: protein MTVPNVTDAPAAPSQVLRVAIVDDDPFVLQALRAYLSSDERIEVTSTFSRAADALAFLHKIRVDVLLTDVRMPEMDGLELLTRVRRQWPRTAVVVLTSFDDDEAMVAALAQHANGFLLKDASPEEIIRAVIAASAGGTTISPAATSRLVTRHLRSPQTAQAPDVTEAEQAVLTLLCEGYSNAEIAEQLVVAESTVKTHVSHLMKKYDVPSRLKLVVAVHKTQGA from the coding sequence ATGACGGTTCCCAACGTGACTGATGCTCCGGCTGCTCCCTCGCAGGTCCTGCGCGTCGCCATCGTCGATGACGACCCCTTCGTCCTGCAGGCACTGCGGGCCTACCTCAGCTCCGACGAGCGCATCGAGGTGACCAGCACCTTCTCCCGCGCCGCCGACGCCCTGGCCTTCCTCCACAAGATCCGCGTGGACGTCCTGCTCACCGACGTGCGCATGCCCGAGATGGACGGCCTGGAGCTGCTCACCCGGGTGCGCCGTCAGTGGCCCCGCACGGCCGTCGTCGTGCTGACCTCCTTCGACGACGACGAGGCGATGGTGGCCGCGCTGGCCCAGCACGCCAACGGCTTCCTGCTCAAGGACGCCTCGCCCGAGGAGATCATCCGCGCCGTCATTGCCGCCAGCGCGGGCGGGACCACGATCTCCCCGGCCGCCACCTCCCGGCTCGTTACCCGCCACCTGCGCTCCCCGCAGACGGCCCAGGCCCCCGACGTCACCGAGGCCGAGCAGGCGGTCCTCACCCTCCTGTGCGAGGGCTACTCCAATGCCGAGATCGCCGAGCAACTCGTCGTCGCCGAGTCCACGGTCAAGACCCACGTCTCCCACCTCATGAAGAAGTACGACGTCCCGTCCCGACTCAAGCTCGTCGTCGCCGTCCACAAGACCCAGGGGGCCTGA